ACCAGCCCGCCACTGGCGAATCCGAAGAAGCTGAACTCCCAGTCGGTGTCGTAGGCAGAGACGGCAATAAGGGCACCACCCAGCACACCCAGACCCAGCGAAATCCAGAGCATTCGTCTCCGGTGCGCTTTCAGGTGCTCACGCCACAGCCGTTCATCCATGGCCAGAAGCCTACGTGGGCAGATCGGCCCGACCTGTCCTCTCCTAGGCCGTGCGCTGCCCGGGCACGACGACCGGTGTCAGATCAGGGCGTTTAGGCATGCGGCCGTCGCCGAGCGAAACCCCGCGGACCTTCCGGATCAGCCACGGGGTGAAGAACTGCACGGCCCAGTTCGCGTCACGTGCCGCACGGACCACGCGTCGCGGCTGCGGCAGCGGGTCGAGCGGTGCACCCCAGTCGGCGGAACTGCCGGGCAGTCCGAGGGCATGGGCGGCACCGGCCGCGAAACGCTGGTGGCCGATCGGCGAGGCATGCAGGCGGTCGGCCGACCACGCCCGCAGATCGGTGAGCACCGGCGCCGCATATAGATCGACGAGGATGAACCCGTACTCGTCGGCGAACTCGCGCATCATGTCGTTCAGTGTCAGCAGCCGCGCCTCCACGCCGCGGACGAACGGAATGGTGCGCGCCACGTTGGGGAAGGTAGACACCACCACCGTCGCACCGGAATCGGCCAGCCGGGCGTAAATCTGGTCCAGTACCGGCCGCACCGCGACACGCAGATCGGCCCGTCCGATCACGTCGTTCATCCCCAGCGGCGCCGCGACGAGGTCGGGCTCCAGGCTCAACGCCACGTCCAACTGCTCGTCGAGGGACTGTCGGGCATTCTTTCCGCGGACGGCGAGATTCGCGTAGCGCAGGTCCGGGTTGAGTGCGGCCATTTGTTCGGCCAGCCGGTCGGCCCAGCCGCGGCACTCGTACAGCGGATGGGGGTCGCCCATCCCCTCGGTCTGACTGTCGCCGATCGCGACGAACCGCGAGTACCGCACGAATCCGATACTAGAACCGAATCGGCCGTTCAGCGCGGGCGACGCTCCAGGATCAACAGCGGGATCTGCCGGTCGGTGTTGTGCTGGTAGGCCGCGTACCCGCGATACGCCTTGACCACCTGCGGCCCCAACGCCCGACAACCCGTACTGGCCGCGAAGTCGGGAATCTTCATGGGCCTCAGCGTACGCCGCGGACCACGCTCAGCGGCCGGTCCAGATTGGATTGCGCTTCTGCGCGAACGCCGTGGTCCCCTCGATAAAATCGGCGCTGCCGGCCAGCCCGATGAGCTCCTCGGCGTTGCGCTGCCACAGCTCCTCGGCCCAGTCCGACGCTGCGGCACTGTCTTTCATCAACCGCTTGCTCGCCCGGACGGCCAACGGCGCGTTTGCGGCGACCGCCTCGGCTAGCTCGACCGCGCTCGCGAGCACCTCGTCGTCGGGCACCACGCGGTTCACCAACCCCCACTGCAGGCCCTCCGCCGACGTCATCGGCCGACCCGTCATGACCAGTTCGGCCGCAATCTTCGGCGGAATCTGACGGTGCAACCGCAGCAGACCACCGGCCCCAGCAATCAGACCCCGTTTGACCTCTGGCAGGCCCAACGTGGCGCTCTGCGCCATGACCGCCAGATCACAGACCAACACGAGTTCGGTGCCGCCGCCCAGCGCGAAGCCGTTGACTGCGGCGATCAGCGGCTTGTCGATGAAGA
The window above is part of the Gordonia crocea genome. Proteins encoded here:
- a CDS encoding SGNH/GDSL hydrolase family protein; this encodes MRYSRFVAIGDSQTEGMGDPHPLYECRGWADRLAEQMAALNPDLRYANLAVRGKNARQSLDEQLDVALSLEPDLVAAPLGMNDVIGRADLRVAVRPVLDQIYARLADSGATVVVSTFPNVARTIPFVRGVEARLLTLNDMMREFADEYGFILVDLYAAPVLTDLRAWSADRLHASPIGHQRFAAGAAHALGLPGSSADWGAPLDPLPQPRRVVRAARDANWAVQFFTPWLIRKVRGVSLGDGRMPKRPDLTPVVVPGQRTA
- a CDS encoding crotonase/enoyl-CoA hydratase family protein, whose product is MSDVVEVSRQGPVTIFTLNRPEARNAVNRALTTQLGAALAEFAADPEQRVGVLTGTGQAFCAGADLKALASGEGIDDPDHPERGFAGMVQFFIDKPLIAAVNGFALGGGTELVLVCDLAVMAQSATLGLPEVKRGLIAGAGGLLRLHRQIPPKIAAELVMTGRPMTSAEGLQWGLVNRVVPDDEVLASAVELAEAVAANAPLAVRASKRLMKDSAAASDWAEELWQRNAEELIGLAGSADFIEGTTAFAQKRNPIWTGR